CGAAGATTATGAGGGGAACCTCTGGTGCGGGACGCGCTGGAGCGGGGCGTGCCACCTCGGCAGCGAAATGTTTGCCAATTATACCGCCGCTTCATCCGGGATCGGTGGGGGCGTCATCACGGGCATGGCCCAAACGCCGGATGGCGCCTTATGGTTTGCTTCAATCAATAGCGGACTGTCACGACTGGATAAAACCGGTCAGTTCCAACGCTTTGGCGTCAAAGATGGACTGCTCGAAGAATCAATCTGGGCCATTTTTGTTGATCATCTGGGACGACTCTGGATCGGGTCATCCCAGGGATTGACCTGTTATGCCGATGGGCGATTCCAAACCTATCGGTTTGAACAGTTTATTCCAGCGGGAACGCGGATTTCCTGCATTGTTGAAGATACACAGGGGTGGATCTGGCTCGGCAGTGATTCAGCTTCAAGTCCAGGATTGCTGGCGTTTGATGGCCAGCAGTTTCAGCAGTATGGGACAGCTCAGGGCTTGCCTCATGCTCAAATCAACGCCCTGGTCCGAGATCGAGAGGGTGGAATCTGGGTGTGCAGCGACAACGGATTGAGCCGATTCGATGGGAAATCATTTCAGGAAATCAAAGGGCTGCCGAATAAGTATGTTCAATGTTTTCATGAAGATACCCAGGGGCAACTGTGGGCTGGAACTTCAAACGGGCTGTGTTTGATTGATCGCACCCAGGTGTTGCGGGTCTACCGCCTGGAGGATGGGTTGGTCTCCAATAGCCTGTATTGTTTAACCAGTGTGAAGCAAACCCTGTGGATTGGGACCCGCCAGGGGATTTCTGCCTTTGATGGCCAGCAGTTTCGCAGCTTCACCGTCAAAGATGGTTTGGTGAGCAATGATATTTCTCGCACCGGGTGCCTGGCTGCCGAGGATGGCAGTATCTGGTTTGGGACCAACGAGGGAGTGGTCCATTGCCGGCCTGACCGTGGACAGCGTATGCCGGTGCCGCCACGACTGCACATCAATTCAATTCATATTCAAGGCCAGATGGTGGGCAATTCCATTAGCGTGACGTTTTACCGGGAGCAAGTACCACCGCCACTACGCTATGATCAAAATAGTATCACCTTTGAATATGTCGGACTGTCGTTCACCAATGAAGCCGCCGTGCGGTATGTCGTAAAACTGGAAGGGTTTGACCCGGAATGGCAGCCAGCCACAACCCAGCGGTTTGCCCGCTATACCAATTTGCCTCCGCGCCGGTATCGCTTCCTGGTCAAAGCCCAATCCTCCACTGGCATCTGGAGCGACCAGCAGGTGGTTGAGATCGTGATTGAGCCGCCGTTCTGGCAAACCTGGTGGTTTCGACTTTTGGTTGTGGTTGGAGTTGTTGGAATTGGCTCGAGCGTATATGCTTGGCGGATTCAAACCCTGGAACATCGTCACCAGCAAAAACTTGCCTCGCTCCGTCGGCTCCTGGAAAGTATTCGGATCATCAATTCGCAACTCGCACTCTCAACTGTGCTGCAAAATATTGCTGAAGAAAGTGCCCGCCTGGTTGGCGGTCAACCTGGAGGCATTGGCCTGGTTGAACACCAACGGGTGGTCTTTAAGCAATTATGGAGCGATCACGGTTGGCAGGACACCGCGCTCGTCTTTCAATTTGGTCAAGGGGTGGCCGGTCGGGTGGCTGAATCAGGAACGCCGCTGGTGGTGGCGCATCCTGAAGCTTCACCTGAAACGGCCTACCCAGAGAACGTGGCTGGTTTGTATAAAGCTGGGGTGCTCGGAGTGCCTATCCGAACACGAACCGGGTTGGTGGTTGGAGTTTTAGAGGTTCGCAATCGCCCTGGGCACAAGCTATTCTCTGAAACCGATTGTCAGTTGATCGAATCACTCGCCAATCAAGCCGCCGTGGCCATCGAAAACGCCGCTTTGTATGGCGAGGTCGCGGTCAAAAACACTGAACTCGAAGAGAAAAATCAGATGATCGGGCGGTCGCTGGCCGAACTTGAACGACTCTATCAACAAGAACAGGAAGTCACCCGCACGCTGCAGGAACTCAACCAGATGAAGACCAACTTCATTGTGGTCACCTCGCACGAGATGCGAACGCCGCTGACAGTGCTCAAAGGGTATAACGAAGCGTTGCTGGGTGAATTCTTTGGCGAATTGAGCCCGATGCAGCAAAAATCACTCAATGTCAGCCAGCGCATGATTGACCGCATGGTCAACAGTTTCAATGATATCCTGGAGATGCTCAAAATCAACGAGGGCGTGGCAACACTCCATCGCAAGCCCACGGATCTGAGCCGGCTGACACATAGTGTTTTGGAGGAACTGTCACCCTTTATCGAAAAACGGAAACAGCGAGTTGATCTTGAAACGTCTGGCTCATTGATGGTCGCGGTTGATCAGGAAAAACTGGCGTTGGTGTTGATGAATCTGGTTCAGAACGCCATCAAATTTACACCTGACGGCGGTGTGATTCGCATTGAAATTGCACGGCAGGAGAACCAGATTTGCCTTCAAGTTACCGATTCTGGAATTGGGATTGATGCTGGGGAACTTGAGCGAATTTTTGATAAGTTTTACACCACGCCGGACCCTTCGACCCACAGCTCAGGCCGGTTTGAATTTTCCGCGCGTGGCACCGGACTCGGGCTGGCGATTGCCAAAAGCTATGTCGAAGCCCACGGTGGCCGCATTTGGGCCGAATCTCCAGGAAAAGGGCAGGGCAGCACCTTCCGGGTTGAACTTCCGGTTCAGGTGACAGGGTGACAAGGTGACAGGGTGACAGGGTGACAGGGTGAGGGTGAGGTGACAGTAAGGGCGCTGTTGCTTCGAACCGCGCCCTCTTCGAAAACTCGGAACTCGGAACTCGGAACTCGGAACTCGGAACTCGGAACTCGGAACTCGGAACCCGGAACCCGGAACCCGGAACCCGGAACCCGGAACCCGGAACCCGGAACCCGGAACCCGGAACCCGAAATTTCTATTTACTCAAAAAGGAACTTACTTGCATGACCATTCTCATTATCGGCGCTGGATTTAGTGGAACGCTCACGGCTGTCCATTTGCTTCAGCGCGGATTCAGTCGCCCAACTCGCATCATACTGGTCAGTCGAGTCGAGCCGATGGCCCGTGGCGTGGCGTATGGAACCCGCAACGACCAGCATTTGCTGAATGTGGTGGCTGGCCGGATGAGCGCCCTGGCGGACGATGAAGACAATTTTCTGCATTTCGCCCAGGGCCGCAACCCATCCATTGACGGGGCCTCATTTGTATCACGGCGGCTCTATGGTGAATATCTGGGGTATTTACTTGATCAGGCTGAAGCCGAAGCCGCACCTGGAATGCGGCTGGAACGTGTTTTAAGTGAGGTTGAAGCAATCGAAGTATCTGAAAGCAATCAAATTGCAACAGTTCTTCTGTCAAATGGAGAACAGATCATCGCCGACCGGGTTGTGTTAGCCACCGGCAATTTCGCACCGTCAAATCCACCAGTTCAAAACCCAGAATTTTATGTCAGCCCACGCTATGTGCGGGATCCGTGGGCGCCGGGTGCCCTCGATACCGTTGACCCAGACCAGGGAGTGCTTTTGATTGGAACTGGGTTGACGATGCTGGATGTTGTTCTGGACCTGCATCGCCGTGCCAAACTGGGCCGTGCCAAACTGGTTGCGCTCTCACGGCGCGGGCTACTGCCTCAACCACACCGTTCGCCGGGTGTTCCTCCGTCGCACGATCATCTCCCTCCTGGGTTACTGATGGGACCCAATACCGTCCGCAATTATTTTCATGCGGTTCGATCTCATATCAAAGAACTGGCCGAACAGGGTGTTGACTGGCGTGAAGTCATCAATTCGATGCGCCCAATTACTCCGAAGCTCTGGCAAATGCTGCCCGTTGAAGAACGATCCCGCTTTTTGCGTCATGT
The nucleotide sequence above comes from Acidobacteriota bacterium. Encoded proteins:
- a CDS encoding GAF domain-containing protein, giving the protein MQMSLKAAACFAGLWFFLVFTSVVVCGQTYRFRVYTTNTGLPNNAVYSIYQDSHGYMWFGTDQGVSRYDGQNYVNLSVPQGMADAPVRALAEDQSGNLWVGTRGGVSRFDGMTFTNFTPKDGLSNAEIRSLLCTRDGAMWIGTASGLNRYEGGQFIQYGVKQGLPDKPVWAMLEDHNGMLWLGLRGGGLVRFDGETFVTYGLKDGLPNENVFDLAEDSFGSLWLATGAGVVQFQASRFRLYGAAEALPSTDVSNVLVDRGNQVWCGTFGGGVARLENGRFVTLNRSNGLPDDYITSMIEDYEGNLWCGTRWSGACHLGSEMFANYTAASSGIGGGVITGMAQTPDGALWFASINSGLSRLDKTGQFQRFGVKDGLLEESIWAIFVDHLGRLWIGSSQGLTCYADGRFQTYRFEQFIPAGTRISCIVEDTQGWIWLGSDSASSPGLLAFDGQQFQQYGTAQGLPHAQINALVRDREGGIWVCSDNGLSRFDGKSFQEIKGLPNKYVQCFHEDTQGQLWAGTSNGLCLIDRTQVLRVYRLEDGLVSNSLYCLTSVKQTLWIGTRQGISAFDGQQFRSFTVKDGLVSNDISRTGCLAAEDGSIWFGTNEGVVHCRPDRGQRMPVPPRLHINSIHIQGQMVGNSISVTFYREQVPPPLRYDQNSITFEYVGLSFTNEAAVRYVVKLEGFDPEWQPATTQRFARYTNLPPRRYRFLVKAQSSTGIWSDQQVVEIVIEPPFWQTWWFRLLVVVGVVGIGSSVYAWRIQTLEHRHQQKLASLRRLLESIRIINSQLALSTVLQNIAEESARLVGGQPGGIGLVEHQRVVFKQLWSDHGWQDTALVFQFGQGVAGRVAESGTPLVVAHPEASPETAYPENVAGLYKAGVLGVPIRTRTGLVVGVLEVRNRPGHKLFSETDCQLIESLANQAAVAIENAALYGEVAVKNTELEEKNQMIGRSLAELERLYQQEQEVTRTLQELNQMKTNFIVVTSHEMRTPLTVLKGYNEALLGEFFGELSPMQQKSLNVSQRMIDRMVNSFNDILEMLKINEGVATLHRKPTDLSRLTHSVLEELSPFIEKRKQRVDLETSGSLMVAVDQEKLALVLMNLVQNAIKFTPDGGVIRIEIARQENQICLQVTDSGIGIDAGELERIFDKFYTTPDPSTHSSGRFEFSARGTGLGLAIAKSYVEAHGGRIWAESPGKGQGSTFRVELPVQVTG
- a CDS encoding FAD/NAD(P)-binding protein gives rise to the protein MTILIIGAGFSGTLTAVHLLQRGFSRPTRIILVSRVEPMARGVAYGTRNDQHLLNVVAGRMSALADDEDNFLHFAQGRNPSIDGASFVSRRLYGEYLGYLLDQAEAEAAPGMRLERVLSEVEAIEVSESNQIATVLLSNGEQIIADRVVLATGNFAPSNPPVQNPEFYVSPRYVRDPWAPGALDTVDPDQGVLLIGTGLTMLDVVLDLHRRAKLGRAKLVALSRRGLLPQPHRSPGVPPSHDHLPPGLLMGPNTVRNYFHAVRSHIKELAEQGVDWREVINSMRPITPKLWQMLPVEERSRFLRHVRHYWDVCRHRMATEPANILYRLMEDGELSIVAGRLVSFTEQVDSVEVTLRLRQQRDLQSLKVSSVVNCTGPETNIARLADPLMQSLCVKGLIQPDALGLGLELSDTGAVVNREGQASQVMYYVGPLLKARYWESIAVPELRIHTANLAETIRNSFEEAPAGVTTLSE